In Marinibacterium anthonyi, the DNA window CCGATCCCGACCTGCTGCTGGCGGATGAACCGACCACGGCGCTGGATGTCACCATCCAGGACCAGATCCTGAACCTGATCCTGGATCTGCGGGACGAATTGGGCATGTCGGTGGTGTTTGTCACCCACGATCTGGGTGTCGTCGCCCAGATATGCGACCGCATGGCGGTGATGTACGCGGGCCGTATTGCCGAGGAAGGCCCGGTGGCCGATGTCCTGCAATCCCCGCGCCACGCCTATACGCTGGGGCTGCTGGGGTCGGTGCCGCGCGCGGGGACCGAACGCGCGCCGCTGCATTCGATCGAGGGCGCGCCGCCGGGGCTGGCCGCGATCCCGCCGGGATGCGCCTTCAACCCGCGCTGCGCCTTTGCCACCGACATCTGCCGCCAGGACCTGCCGGTTCTGACGCATGCCGGTCCCGCCCGGCAGGTCGCCTGCCACCACGACGACCGGGTGGCCGCCGCCATGGCCCGGATCGTCCCGACCGCCAGCGCCGGAGGCATCCGATGACCGTGCCCGTACTGACCGCCGATGCGGTGTCAAAGGACTTTGTCTTTTCCCGCACCATCGCCGAACGGATCACGGGCCGCCCGGCCCGGGCGGTGCATGCCCTGAACGGCGTCAGCCTCGAGGTGCGGCGCGGCGAGACGCTGGGGATCGTGGGGGAATCCGGGTGCGGCAAGTCCACGCTGGCCCGCTGCCTTGTGCGTCTGCACGATTGCGACGGGGGGCGGGTGGTCTTTGAGGGCGCCGACATCGCGACGTTCTCGGGCGCCGATCGGCGGGCGTTCAACCGTCGGGTCCAGATGATCTTCCAGGATCCCTATTCCTCGCTCAATCCCCGGCTGAGCGTGCGCCAGATCCTGGCCGAGGCGCTGAGCGTGCACCGGATGGTCCCGCGCGATCGCATCGACGCCCGCATCGCCGAGCTGCTGTCGCTGGTCCGCCTGCCGCAGGATGCCGCCGCCAAGCGGCCGCACGAATTCTCGGGCGGGCAGCGCCAGCGCATCGGCATCGCCCGGGCGCTTTCGGTCGAACCCGAAGTGCTGGTGGCCGATGAACTGGTGTCGGCGCTGGATGTCAGCGTGCAGGCGCAGGTGGTCAACCTGCTTCTGGAACTGCAGGAAAGGCTGTCGCTGACCGTGGTCTTCGTCGCCCATGACCTGCGGCTGGTGCGCCATATCTCGCACCGGGTGGCGGTGATGTACCTGGGCAAGGTCGTCGAAATCGCCCCGGCCGAAGACCTGTTCGAACGTCCCCGCCATCCCTATACCCAGGCGCTGCTGAAAGCCGCCCCGTCGCTGGACCCGTCCAAACGCACCCGCAAGGTGGCGGCCCGGGGCGAATTGCCCAGCCCGTCGACCCTGCCGCCGGGTTGCGCGTTCCATACCCGTTGTCCGCTGGCCTTCGACCGCTGCCGCATCGATACGCCGGGGCTGACCGCGCGCGGGCCGGGCCATGCCGCCGCCTGCCACCTGGACACCCCCGACAGTTCCGCCGCCCCCGAAGGACAACCATGAGCTACGCCGATTTTCAGCACCGGATCGCCCGGATCAACGATATCCTCTGCACGCTGAACCTGCTGGCCTGGGACAGCCGCACGATGATGCCGCCCGGCGGGATCGACGCGCGGGCCGAACAGGTCGCGACGCTGACGACGCTGGCACGCGACATGGCCACCGGCGACGCGATGCGCCGCGCGCTGGACGGTGCCGCGTCCGAGCTGAGCGATGTTCCGGCCGACGACCTGCGCCGCAAGGCGGTGGCCCTGGCCGAACGCGAGATCGCAACGCTGTCCTCGGTGCCGGCCGAAATCACCGCCGGGATGGCGGCGCTGAAGACCCGCGCCCACGGCGCCTGGGTCGCGGCGCGGGCAGACAACGACTTTGCCGCCTTCGCCCCGGTGCTGGAGCGGATGATGGACATGCAGCGCACCGTCTCGGCGGCGATGGGCGGCGGGGATCATCCCTATGATCCGCTGCTGGGCCAGTTCGAACCGGGCATGACCTGGGCGCGGCTGCAGGGTCTTTATGGCCAGCTCAAGGCCGGTATCCGGCCCCTGATCGACCGGGCCCGCGCCGCCGGCACGCCCCGGCACGATTTCCTGGATCGCGGCTTTGCGATCCCCGAGCAGAAGGCGTTCGGCCTGAAGATGGCGCAACGCATGGGCTACGATCTGAACCGGGGGCGGCTGGACGATACCGCCCATCCCTTCGAGATCTCGTTCACCCGGTCCGACGTGCGCATCACCAGCCGGTTCCGCGAAAGCTGGCTGCCCGGCGGCACCTTCGCGCTGTGGCACGAAGCCGGGCACGGCATGTACGAACAGAACGTCGCGCCCGAATTCAGCCGCACGATCTTTGCCACCGACCTGGTGAACCTTTACGCCGTGGGCGGGGCGAGCTTTTCCATGCACGAGGCGCAGAGCCGCATGTGGGAGAACCGCGTCGGCCGGTCGCAGCGGTTTTGGGAGCTGCATTTCGAAGAATTGCGGGCGCATTTCCCGGATCAGCTGGCCGATGTGACCCACGACGAATACTGGCGCGCGGTCAACCGGTTGCGCCCCGATTTCATCCGCGTCGAAGCGGACGAGCTGACCTATGACATGCACATCATCCTGCGGTCGGGGATCGAGGCGGCGTTGGTGGATGGCAGCCTGGCGGTCGCAGACCTGCCCGACGCCTGGAACGCCGCGATGAAGGAGCTTCTGGACCTGGACGTGCCGGACGACACAAGGGGCGTGTTGCAGGACGTGCACTGGTCGCACGGCTACCTCGGGTCCTTCCCGACCTACACGCTGGGCAACATCATGTCCTCGCAGCTGTTCGCGGCGGCCCGCACCGCCCCGGGCGTGCAGAAGGGGCTGGACACCGGCGATTATGCTCCGCTGCACGGGTTCATGCGCGACAACGTCTGGCGCCATGGCCGGGCCGCGACTCCGGCGGAAACGCTGGAGCGCGTGGCCGGTGGGCCGCTGGATGTCGCGCCGTACCTGGCGGACCTGGAAGACAAGGTGGCGCGACTGGAGGCGCGGGCCTGAGGGGGCCGTCCCGTCATACGGGGGATCGGTCAGAGGAGTCCGCTGCTGAGGTCACCCTGGATTTGTGGACGCTGTGTGCCCAGCCGTGGTGCGAACAGGCCGGCGTCAGGCTGCGCCGGCCTGCACCGCGTCAAGCGTCCGCCAGATCCGGTCGATATAGGGGTCCTTGTCGTAGCGGTTGTAAAGCACGCCCGACAGCCGCACCGGATCGCCGGTGTAATAGCGTTCATAAAGCTGCTGGCGGCCGGAAAAGGACGAGACCGCGGCATCGAAGGCAAGTCGGAAGAGGCGGATGCGCGCATCCGAACCCGCGTTGGCGGCCTGGAAATACATCTCGATCTCGTCCTTCACGTCCGATTTGAATTCGGCATAGGACGGCACCGAGACCAGACCGCCGGCGCCGAGCGTCTGGATGATCTCGCACATGCGCGGGAACAGCTTGGGCATCATCATCCGCGTGACCCAAAGCGGCTGGGTCGCGGGCTGCATCACGCCATGGGCGTTGAGTGTCGCGCCGGTCTCGGAGGCCGAGAGGCAGGCGCGCATCAGCTCGGTCGCGGTGATCATCTCGCCCAGCAGCATCTGCACGTTCACGAACTGGTCGACCTTGGTCGACTGCACCATCGCGAAGGCCAGCGCCATCATGAACTCGGCCTTGGCCAGGCTCCTGACCGTCGACTGGGTCATGATCTGCTGGCTGGCGCCGGTCTTCTCGTAGACGGAGTTGCACATCTCGGGGTCGTTGTGGATGAAGACCCGTTCCCAGGGAACAAGCACATCGTCGAAGATCACCATCCCGTCGGTCTCGTCCAGCCGCGAAGACAGCGGGAAATCCATCACCGACGCGGCGTTCTGATGCACCAGCGAGGGGCGCAGGATGAAGCGCAGGCCCGGCGTGGCGACCGGGATCGAGAAGCCGAAGGCAAACTGGTGCGCCTCGGGCCCGGTGCGCACCGAGGCGCCGGGCATCACCACGATCTCGTGCGAATAGGCGCACAGCGTCGACACCATCCGCGCGCCGCGGATGACGATGCCGGCATCGGTCTCGCGCACCACGCGGGCGGCGATCTCCTTTGGCTGCTGTTCAACGGGGCGCGACCGGTCGACCTGCGGATTGGCCAGCGTATGGGTCATCGCCAGGTCGTTTTCGCGGGCGTTTTCGTAGAAGGACCACAGGTTGTCGCCGTAGAGATTGCCGTTCCGGTTCAACAGCTTGTGGCCTGCGGCGATGCCCGCGACATGCACGTTCATGAAATCGGGGCTGCGCCCGAACATGCCGCAGGTCGCATCCATCCACGTCTTGATCATGTCGCGCCGGCGGACCAGATCCTCCTGCGTCCTCGAAATCAGGAACGACAGGCCGACCGGATCGCCGGTGGTGGGCGAGGCATAGGTCAGGCGCTGCGACAGCCTGGGGTCGTGCTGCATGTCGTAAAGCGCGGCCATGGTGCGCGCGCCGCCTTCAAAGCGGGGATCGGTGCGCACGTCGGTGATGCGCGTGCCGTCGATACGGATGTCGCGCCCGTCGACGAGCGAGTCGAGAAAGGCGGCGCCGGTCAGAATTCCCATGTGGTCGGTCCCTCAGGTCTGGTCTTCCTTGGCGGCGCGGAAGGTCAGTTCCTGGTGCGCGCGGTGCAGCGGGTTCCGGCGGCTCGGTCGCAAGGCTGGCATGGGGTGCGGGCATCCGACCAGCGGTTTTTGCCGCGCTGCAGCACGGGGAGGCGGCGTCAGAGGGACCCGGGTCGAGGCGGGCCGTGCGGGTCCATGGCATCCCGCCATGATCGAATTCGACCCGTCTTTCCACCCGATTTGACTGCGCTTTCGGTCGGGACAGGATCCGGGTTGGCCCGGGGGCTGAATTTGTTGAATAGATGCCGGGAAATGATGGAAAAAGCAATCCTGTGCTGGTCCCCAATTCAAATGGGCTGCGAATTCAAAATGTGTTTTCATTCAGGGAAAGTTGCGGATACCGCCTCGATAAACTTGGTGGGCGCCCCGGGCTGTGATATATACAACCTAAAGTTTTTTATGAAGTTACAGAATCAAGTTGGTTTCCGGGGGGAACATGCAATTCGACCAGAAATGGCTCGAAACGCCTGGTTTCGATTGGCGCAAGGTTTACGCGCTGGCTGCTGCAAGCAAACTTTCCTATTCAGGATCGAAAGAGGTGCAGCGCGTGCTGCGCGACCGCTGGAAGATGGGCGGTGCGATCTTTTCCAAGGGACAGACCCAGGGCTTTGTCGCCGTCGGGCCAAAAGTGGCCATCGTCGCCATGCGCGGCACGCAGGGTCTGGGCGACTGGCTGCGCAATGCCGATCTTGCGCCGACGGGCTTTCCGCCGGCGGGGGGCAAGGTGCACCAGGGTTTCCTGAAGGCCTGGCTGGACGTGGCCGACATCGTGAACACGACGCTTGACGGGGCGCCGGGGCGGCGGATCTGGCTGACCGGCCATTCGTTGGGGGGCGCCATTGCCGTCCTGGCGACCGCCGCCGGCCTTGGGCGAAACCCGACGGGGCTGGTCACCTTCGGGCAACCCCTGCTGCTGAACGACGCGGCCGCGGCTTTCATGGCGGGCAGGTTGGGCGCCCGCTACACCCGGATCGTCAATGCCGACGACATCGTCGCCCGCGTCCCGCCCGGGTATCGCCACACCGGCAGGCTGTTCCATTTCGGACTGGGCGGCGGGCTTGAAGGCCTGCCGGGTCTTGCCGAGGGCCTGGGGACCGAAGCGGATTCTGAGGAGCCCATGTCCGAGCCCGAATTCCGCGCCCTGCAGCAGCAGATCGATGCGCTGGATACGCCGGCGCTGTCCGGTTCGCGCGCCGGCTCTGCGATCGAATTCGGCATGGAAACGCCATTTGTCGCCGACGAAAGGGATGTCGACACCCTGATGGAAGGGGTCATTCCCGGCATCGCCGATCACAGGATGGACGTCTACCTGAACCTCATGCGGCGCCAGGCCTTCCCCGGCGGCGGGGCCGAGATCGCCGAGGCGATGGCCAGCCTGACGGTGCGCGGCCTGCGCCGTGACATCGACCCGGTGTTCGAGGCGGCTTTGCCGACGCGCCATGTCGACAGCCCGGTGGACACACCGGCGGGACCCGACCGCACGCGATCCGGCGCGGCGCCGCTTGCCGGTCCGGTGCGCCAGCCCGTGCTGGTGCGGCTGCACGGCAATCCCGACTGGACCGGGCCGGCCGATATGCCCATCGGGTCGCGCATCGCCAATATCCTGACCGCCTATGCCAGCCGCGACGACATGCTGGCCCTGCAGGGCGATCCGCAGGTGGCCATCGTCGAGGTCAGCCGCGAGGCCGGCATGGCGGAGCTGACCGACGCTGTGCCCTTCGTCAAGGCCGACGTGGTCCAGCGGCCGCCGATCGGCGAGCGGGGCGATGGTTGTTTGGTGGGGATCGTCGACACCGGGGTGGATATCCTGCACAGGGCGTTCCGCGACAGTGACGGCAAGACCCGGATCCAGGCCATCTGGGACCAGACCGCCGCCCGGGGGCCGACGCCGAAGGACGTCGATGCGGCCTTCACCCAGGATTACGGGCGGCTGTACCTGAAGGACGACATCGACCGGTTCATCGCCGATTTCGAAGCGGGCGCGCCGTCCCATCCGCCGGCGCTGCGCGATCCCGGCGCGCCTTCGGTGGTCCGGGCGGGGCATGGCACCCATGTGGCGGGCATCGCGGCGGGCCGGGCGACGGCGAACCAGCCCGACGGCATCGCCCCGGATGCGGGGCTGATCGTGGTGATGTCCAGCATCCAGCCCACCGCCGGCAACCCGTTCAGCATCGGCTATTCCAGTTCGCACGTGGACGGCCTGTCCTTCCTGCAGCGCGCGGCGATGGGCGGCACCCCGGTGCTGGGCGACGCGATGCCCATCGCGATCAATGTCAGCCAGGGCATGAACGCGGGCGCGCATGACGGCACCACGACGCTTGAAGCCGCCTTTGACGCGATCACCGGCATCGGCCGCACGCCCGGCATCGTCATCGTCAAATCCGCGGGCAACGAACGCGAACAGGCCGGCCACGCGATGAAACGCGCCTTTACCAACGGCATAGAGGAAATCCGCTGGACCAGTTCCACCGACGTCCGCAACAGCGATTATTTCGAAGCCTGGTTCGATGGGCTGGATGACGTGGCCTTCACCCTGATCGACCCGCAGGGCAACCGGTCGGCCGAAGTGTCGTTCGACAATCCGTCTGTCAACGCGCTGCTGGGCAACAACATCTGCCAGCTGCGCCTGACCAATACCCATCCCGACAATGGCCACAACCGGCTGACCCTGACGATCCAGTCGGCCCCGAACCTGATCCAGTCCGGGACCTGGGTGCTGGAACTGAACGGGCGCAGCGTGCTGAGCGAGAAGGGCGAGGTGCATATCTGGGTCGAACGCACCGGTGGGCGCGACGTGCGCTTCAAGGTCGAGGACGAGGAGATGACCCTGTCGATCCCGGGCACCGCCCAGACGGTGATCTGTGTCGCGGCCTGCAATTCGTCCGTTCCGCTGCGCATGCTGCCCGCGTCGTCGCAGGGGCTGACGCGCGATGGCCGGCCCAAGCCGGAACTGTCCGCGCCGGGCATCGACATCACCTCGGCCTGGAGCGGACAGGCGGATCTGGAGGCCAGCATCGCCATGAGCGGCACAAGCATGGCCGCGCCCCAGGTCACCGGGGCGCTGGCGCTGGTGATGTCGCACCGCAGGAAGACCGGGCAGGCGCAGCTGAACGCCGTGCAGTTGAAATCCGGGCTGATCCAGACGGTCCAGGCGCTGCCGGTCCACCATCACATCGGCGCGGGCTACGGCGTGCTGGATGTCAATAAGCTGTTCGACCGGTTCAGGTGATGCCCGCCGGTCGGGACCAGCACGGCAGGGCGGTCCGCGATACCCGCAGCCGGGAAGGCGGACGGGCCGTTGCAAGCGAATTGGGGACGCCGGGGTTGTCCGGCGTCCGGGAAGCACACCGATCCGACCGGACCAGATACGGGCCGGAGGGGCCGGTCAGCCACCAGGACGGATTGAACCATGGTCATGTCACCGGACGACGAATTCCTGCACGACGACAACGCCAAGGTCATCTTTGAGCCGCTGGCCTTTCGCGGGGTGACGGCCAAGAACCGGATCTTCCGGTCGAACCTGTCGGGCATGTTCGACGATTACAACGGCCATGGCGGCAATGCCCGCGTGAACTGGGAAACCAGGTTCGCCAGGGGCGGGTGCGGCGGCATCATCTCGTCTTACACGCCGGTGTCGGTGCGGGGTCGGATCCTGACCCGCTATGCGATGATCGACGATGACGACAAGATCCCGTTCTGGCGGGTGATCGGCGACCGGGCCCATGACCACGATTGCCGCTTCTTCATGCAGCTCAGCCATTCCGGGCGCCAGCAGGACCTGGGCGGGGTCGAGAACGCCTATAACAAGGGGCTGAGTTCCACCAACCGCAGCGATTACTTCCACGGGCTGCTGGCCCAGGCGATGACCCAGCCCGAGATCGCCGAGGTGGTGGACCAATTCGCCCAGGGCGCCCGCCGTGCGCGGGAGGCCGGGCTTGACGGGGTCGAGCTGCACGGGGCCAACGGCTACCTGATCACCCAGTTCCTGAGTTCGGGCATCAACGACCGTACCGACGGATATGGCGGCGGGGTCGAGAACCGCGCGCGCTTCGTGCTGGAAATCGTCCGGGCCATCCGGCGCGAGGCGGGACAGGATTTCCACCTGCAGATCAAGATCAACGGGGTGGACCACAACGACTGGCTGTACCCCTGGCAGGCGAAGGGCAATACCCTGGACGAGACGCTGGCGATCTGCCGGATCCTGCTGGACGAGGGCAAGGGCGTGGACGCTTTCCACATCTCGTCCGGGTCGACCTTTCCGCATCCGCGCAACCCCCCGGGCGACCTGCCGATGCGCGACCTGGTGCGCTGGTACGACGGGATGCTGTCGCAGGGCACGCGCACGCATCTGAATTATGCGATCTTCTCGAACCCGGTCGGCGCCTGGGCCTTCAGGCGCTACTGGAAATGGCGCCGGGGCAAGGTGATCGAAGGGATCAACGCCGAGTATGCCCGCGCCGTGACCGAGGCGGTGCGCGCCATCGATCCCAGCGTGAAGGTGCTGTGCACCGGCGGCTTCCAGCACGGCGACAAGATCGCCCAGGCGATCCGGTCGGGCGCCTGCGACGCGGTGTCCATCGGGCGGCCGCTGATCGCCAATCCGGACCTGCCGCAGATCCTGCGCCACGCCAACGGGCCGACGGCGGTCAAGGAATGCACCTATTGCAACAAGTGCCTGATCAACGACCTGGAAAACCCGCTCGGCTGCTACGAACTTGGCCGCTACGAGGGCGCGACATTCGAAGAGCAGTACAAGGCCATGATCGACGAGGTCATGTCCGTCTTCGAACCGCCCACCTTTACCTGAAGCCAGGAGGGCACGCGCCATGGCAAACGCTCAGGACCGTCTGACCCCCGTCGAACAGGTGATGCGCCGCCGCCGCCGCTGGCGCTGGGCGATCCTGCTGATCCTGGCCGCCGCGCTGATCTACTGGTTCGTCTTCCACAAGGACTGGGTCATCGCCTACCAGGGCGATATCGAACATTTCAAATACGGCACCATCGGCAGCGAAGGCGCCAACGGGTTGCCGACACAGGTGCTGCAGGCGCTGCCCGTGTTGTACGCCGACAGGCTGGGACCCGACGGGTTGCGCCGCTTCGGGTTCCTGTACGAGGACGGGCAGGACCTGCCGGTGGGGTTTTCGCGCCGGGTGGTGGACGGGGTGGAACGGGCCTGGTTGAATTGCTCGGTCTGCCACGTGGGCACCTACCGCCTGCCGGGGGAGGCCGATCAGCACTGGATCTACGGCGCGCCGGCCAACAACCTGCGCCTGCATGACTTCATCCTGTTCCTCATCGACATCGGCCGCGACCCCGGCTTTACCGCCGACCGCCTGATCGCGGCGATCAATTCCGACGAGGTGCCCGGATCGCTGAACGTGCTGGAACGGATGGTGTACCGCAAGGTCGCCTATCCAAGGATCAAGTCCGCGCTGGCCGATCTGGGCGGGCAGCTGGCGTTCGTCGAACGCCAGGCGCCCTGGGGCCCGGGGCGGGTGGACACGTTCAACCCCTACAAGGCGCTGCAATTCCATTTCCCGATGGGGCCCGAGGATATCAGCGACGTGGCGCTGAACGGGTCGTCCGATTACCCCTCTCTGTGGATGCAGCGCCCGCGCGAAGGGATGAACCTGCACTGGGACGGCAACAATACCTCTGTTCAGGAACGCAACCTCAGCGCGGCACTGGGCGCCGGGGTGACGCCGGTGACGGTGGACCGGGCGTCGATTGCCCGGATCGAACACTGGATGCGCGAGCTGAAGCCGCCGGCCTTTCCGGCGCCGCACGCGATCGACGCGGATCTCGGCGCGCGGGGTGCGGTGGTCTACGCCGCCTATTGCGCGGGGTGCCATGGCATGGGCGGGCCGAATGGCTATGACTACAGCACCGACCGCTTCCCGGCCCTGGGCCAGGTCGATCCGCTGGAGGTCATCGGCACCGATCCGGGCCGCTGGGCGTCGTACACGCCGGATTTCGCAGCGGCGCAGAACACGCTGTATGCCGGCTATCCCTGGCGGTTCAGCCATTTCCGCAAGACCGGCGGCTATGCCAACCAGCCGCTCGACGGCATCTGGGCGCGCGCGCCCTACCTGCACAACGGGTCGGTGCCGACGCTGCGGGATCTTCTGGAACCCGCCGCCGCGCGCCCGGCCATCTGGTACCGGGGCAGCGACGAACTGGACCTGGTCCGCGTCGGCTATCGCTTCGACGCCGCGGCGCCCGGCCCGTTGTTTCGCTACGACACCTCCGTTCCCGGCAACGGCAATGGCGGCCACGAAGGCCGCGCCTATGGCACCGACCTGTCCGCCGCCGACAAGGACGCCCTGGTGGAGTTCATGAAAACGCTATGAGCACCGCGCATCATTCCATCAGCCGCTGGAAGCACCGGCATGGCATCGTGGTCTGGATCGGGATCGCGCTGAACCTGGTCTTCGCCATCCCGCTGCTGGTCGCGCCGCTGTGGCTGATGAGGGTGCTGGGCCTGCCGCTTTCGACCGCGATCCTGTGGCCGCGTTTCGCCGGGGGGCTGCTGATCATCCTGTCGGTCTTCTACATCCCGATGACCGTGGACCTGGACCGGTTCCGCATCTTCGCCTGGCTGGCGATCCTGCCTTCGCGCAGCTTCGGCGCGGTCTTCTTCCTGGGCGCGATCCTGCTGAACGGCGAACCCCCGGTCTATTTCATCGCCGTGCTGATCGACGGCGGCATCGCCATCGCCAGCCTGTTCTGCCTGATCCGCGTTTCGACGCTGGAACAGGGTGTGGCAGAGGGGCGGGTGACATGACCCTGCGGTTCGCCCGATGGCTGCTGGCCCTGCTGATCCTGCTGGTGGCGGGCGGGCTGGGCGCGTGGCTGCTGCTGTTGCACCCGCACAAGCAGCCCGCGACCCGGGACCTGGCGCAGGTGTTCAACCACGGGTCCATCGGGAACGAGACGGCGCAGGGGCTGCCCTATTGGATCTGGCGCGTGCTGCCGACAGTCTTCCCCGATCATCTGCCCGGCGCACAGCGCGGCTACAGCGCCATCGGCGTGTATTGGGAACCCGGCGCGCCGCTGCCGGTGGGGTTTTCGGAAAAGACCCTGGGCGTGATCCCGCGCGTGGCGCCCAATTGCGCCTTTTGTCACCAGGGGACGTACCGCACCCAGGCAGACATGCCCGCCCGCCTGGTCAGCGCCGGGGCTGGCACGCGGGTCGATCCGCAATCCTACATCCGCTTCCTGGTGGACGTGGGCCAGGACCCCCGGTTCACCGCAAAGACCATGATGGCGGCGATCACCGCGATCTACGACATGCCTGCCTGGGAACGCGGGCTCTACCGGTTCGTGCTGATCCCGGCGACGCGCAAGGCGCTGGAAGGGCAGGCCCAGCGGTTCGCCTGGATGACGACGCGGCCCGACTGGGGGCCGGGGCGGATCGACCCGTTCAACCCGGTAAAGTTCGAAAACCTGGGCCTGCCGGACGATGGCACCATCGGCAATTCCGACATGATGCCGCTCTGGGGCCTTGCTGTGACCGATCCGACCGACACGCGGCGGTTCGCGCTGCACTGGGACGGGCTGCTGAGCGATCTGCACGAAACCGTGGTGGCCGGCGCCATCGGCGACGGGATGAGCCATTCCGAATGGCCCGGCGCGCAGGACGCGCTGGCGCGGATGGAGTCCTTTGTTCGGCTTCAACTTCCGCCACCCTCACCGTTTTCGCCGGATCTGCCGCCGGGCGATCCGTTCCACGTCGATCCGGACCAGGTGGCAAGGGGCGGGGCGATCTATGCCGCGCACTGCGCCGAATGCCATGACCCGGCCGGCCCCCGTTTCCGCACCCCGATCCCCATCGTCGAGGTCGCCACCGACCGCCACCGGCTGGACATGTGGACCGTCGCGGCACGCGACCGCTACCTGGCCTATCAGGACGATTACGCCTGGGGGTTCCAACATTTCCACAAGACCGAAGGATATCTGGCCAACGAACTGACAGGCCTGTGGCTGCGCGGGCCGTACCTGCACAACGGGTCGGTTCCCAACCTGCGCGCGCTGCTCAGCGCCCCGGCCGAGCGGCCCGACCGCTTCTGGCGCGGATCGGACCTGGTCGATGCGCGCAACGGCGGGTTCGTCAGCCTGCGCGATGCGGACCCGATGCGCCGCATGGTGCCTTTCGACACGCAGGTCGACGGCAACGGCAATG includes these proteins:
- the oppF_3 gene encoding Stage 0 sporulation protein KE, whose protein sequence is MTVPVLTADAVSKDFVFSRTIAERITGRPARAVHALNGVSLEVRRGETLGIVGESGCGKSTLARCLVRLHDCDGGRVVFEGADIATFSGADRRAFNRRVQMIFQDPYSSLNPRLSVRQILAEALSVHRMVPRDRIDARIAELLSLVRLPQDAAAKRPHEFSGGQRQRIGIARALSVEPEVLVADELVSALDVSVQAQVVNLLLELQERLSLTVVFVAHDLRLVRHISHRVAVMYLGKVVEIAPAEDLFERPRHPYTQALLKAAPSLDPSKRTRKVAARGELPSPSTLPPGCAFHTRCPLAFDRCRIDTPGLTARGPGHAAACHLDTPDSSAAPEGQP
- the ypwA gene encoding Putative metalloprotease YpwA → MSYADFQHRIARINDILCTLNLLAWDSRTMMPPGGIDARAEQVATLTTLARDMATGDAMRRALDGAASELSDVPADDLRRKAVALAEREIATLSSVPAEITAGMAALKTRAHGAWVAARADNDFAAFAPVLERMMDMQRTVSAAMGGGDHPYDPLLGQFEPGMTWARLQGLYGQLKAGIRPLIDRARAAGTPRHDFLDRGFAIPEQKAFGLKMAQRMGYDLNRGRLDDTAHPFEISFTRSDVRITSRFRESWLPGGTFALWHEAGHGMYEQNVAPEFSRTIFATDLVNLYAVGGASFSMHEAQSRMWENRVGRSQRFWELHFEELRAHFPDQLADVTHDEYWRAVNRLRPDFIRVEADELTYDMHIILRSGIEAALVDGSLAVADLPDAWNAAMKELLDLDVPDDTRGVLQDVHWSHGYLGSFPTYTLGNIMSSQLFAAARTAPGVQKGLDTGDYAPLHGFMRDNVWRHGRAATPAETLERVAGGPLDVAPYLADLEDKVARLEARA
- a CDS encoding 4-hydroxyphenylacetate 3-monooxygenase oxygenase component, with translation MGILTGAAFLDSLVDGRDIRIDGTRITDVRTDPRFEGGARTMAALYDMQHDPRLSQRLTYASPTTGDPVGLSFLISRTQEDLVRRRDMIKTWMDATCGMFGRSPDFMNVHVAGIAAGHKLLNRNGNLYGDNLWSFYENARENDLAMTHTLANPQVDRSRPVEQQPKEIAARVVRETDAGIVIRGARMVSTLCAYSHEIVVMPGASVRTGPEAHQFAFGFSIPVATPGLRFILRPSLVHQNAASVMDFPLSSRLDETDGMVIFDDVLVPWERVFIHNDPEMCNSVYEKTGASQQIMTQSTVRSLAKAEFMMALAFAMVQSTKVDQFVNVQMLLGEMITATELMRACLSASETGATLNAHGVMQPATQPLWVTRMMMPKLFPRMCEIIQTLGAGGLVSVPSYAEFKSDVKDEIEMYFQAANAGSDARIRLFRLAFDAAVSSFSGRQQLYERYYTGDPVRLSGVLYNRYDKDPYIDRIWRTLDAVQAGAA
- a CDS encoding type VII secretion-associated serine protease mycosin encodes the protein MQFDQKWLETPGFDWRKVYALAAASKLSYSGSKEVQRVLRDRWKMGGAIFSKGQTQGFVAVGPKVAIVAMRGTQGLGDWLRNADLAPTGFPPAGGKVHQGFLKAWLDVADIVNTTLDGAPGRRIWLTGHSLGGAIAVLATAAGLGRNPTGLVTFGQPLLLNDAAAAFMAGRLGARYTRIVNADDIVARVPPGYRHTGRLFHFGLGGGLEGLPGLAEGLGTEADSEEPMSEPEFRALQQQIDALDTPALSGSRAGSAIEFGMETPFVADERDVDTLMEGVIPGIADHRMDVYLNLMRRQAFPGGGAEIAEAMASLTVRGLRRDIDPVFEAALPTRHVDSPVDTPAGPDRTRSGAAPLAGPVRQPVLVRLHGNPDWTGPADMPIGSRIANILTAYASRDDMLALQGDPQVAIVEVSREAGMAELTDAVPFVKADVVQRPPIGERGDGCLVGIVDTGVDILHRAFRDSDGKTRIQAIWDQTAARGPTPKDVDAAFTQDYGRLYLKDDIDRFIADFEAGAPSHPPALRDPGAPSVVRAGHGTHVAGIAAGRATANQPDGIAPDAGLIVVMSSIQPTAGNPFSIGYSSSHVDGLSFLQRAAMGGTPVLGDAMPIAINVSQGMNAGAHDGTTTLEAAFDAITGIGRTPGIVIVKSAGNEREQAGHAMKRAFTNGIEEIRWTSSTDVRNSDYFEAWFDGLDDVAFTLIDPQGNRSAEVSFDNPSVNALLGNNICQLRLTNTHPDNGHNRLTLTIQSAPNLIQSGTWVLELNGRSVLSEKGEVHIWVERTGGRDVRFKVEDEEMTLSIPGTAQTVICVAACNSSVPLRMLPASSQGLTRDGRPKPELSAPGIDITSAWSGQADLEASIAMSGTSMAAPQVTGALALVMSHRRKTGQAQLNAVQLKSGLIQTVQALPVHHHIGAGYGVLDVNKLFDRFR
- a CDS encoding NADH oxidase, with amino-acid sequence MVMSPDDEFLHDDNAKVIFEPLAFRGVTAKNRIFRSNLSGMFDDYNGHGGNARVNWETRFARGGCGGIISSYTPVSVRGRILTRYAMIDDDDKIPFWRVIGDRAHDHDCRFFMQLSHSGRQQDLGGVENAYNKGLSSTNRSDYFHGLLAQAMTQPEIAEVVDQFAQGARRAREAGLDGVELHGANGYLITQFLSSGINDRTDGYGGGVENRARFVLEIVRAIRREAGQDFHLQIKINGVDHNDWLYPWQAKGNTLDETLAICRILLDEGKGVDAFHISSGSTFPHPRNPPGDLPMRDLVRWYDGMLSQGTRTHLNYAIFSNPVGAWAFRRYWKWRRGKVIEGINAEYARAVTEAVRAIDPSVKVLCTGGFQHGDKIAQAIRSGACDAVSIGRPLIANPDLPQILRHANGPTAVKECTYCNKCLINDLENPLGCYELGRYEGATFEEQYKAMIDEVMSVFEPPTFT